From Amaranthus tricolor cultivar Red isolate AtriRed21 chromosome 4, ASM2621246v1, whole genome shotgun sequence:
CGCACGCTATGTGGCCTTACCTAAAATACGACCCTGAAGAAATCATGGATTCATGTTGGAGCAACGTGTTTCCACGTAAATGGGTATGAATTGTGAATTAAGGTGGTTGATCATAATATAAGTTGGTACcgacaaaaaaaaagtaaaggcAATGCAGTGTAACCACTCCTTTTCTTAACAAATAACTACCCAACTGTCAATCaatgcatcattgatcatccCATACATTTATATCTTTTGACTCGTTTATTTGCTAATACTATTCCAACTTTGTTTCTTTATGAATTCCATTAGGCTTCTTAATAAGTGGTTCAAAAACTTTTACTTTtactattttcttttcttttcttgagTGGTTTAACAACTTTAGGGATGAAATCCATTTCATCTAAAGCATGAATATCAAATTAAATGAAATCAATATAGTAAGAAATTtggtttttatattaatatgatttaaatttgaattttgctttttttttttaatttagaatctggttataaaatcaaaatcaaatatttagaTGAATGAAATATTATGACTGATTCAAAAAAGGTATGGTATGAGGGGATCCTTGTATTAGCAATGGATAAGGGTGTCCATTGTCAACAATACTTGTCTTCAAGGACAGAGACACATATGTCTATTCCACTTTACTTTTTCGACTCTtgaaaatatatgtatattagcATTGAAACTTATGCAATACAAGAAATTTTTTAGTATGAAActatatttatatgtaaatttaaaataaagatgCTATtacatattatcattattaatttataataaattaaataaatgtaataataatcaataaatataggaaaattgacattaataattcaaccttctGCTCGTCCACTATGATAATCTcacctttaaattattttctaaaaatcaaaCATTTGCTCTTAGTTTATTGTGAATAGTTCAatctttattttagtttgatGGCAGCATACCCTATTATTACCTATTGTTAGTTATATGGTAAGTTGTGTACAAAAATATggcaaaggttagattattagaTAACAATCCAAAAGTGGGACTATTTATAGCAAATGTGtgaaatattggattattaatgtcaatttttccataaatgtaatattaaatcatcattattaaacaAGTCTTGTATAATACCGTCCCACCATAAGATGTAAAAAGTGACAACTTTAAactataagtgattactttaaagttaaagttataaataattacattaAGACAATAAATGTTAGAGATGATCTCATTATGAGATTatttcatttgagaatttgtgctATTATAAACCTTTTCATCAGCTAATATAAGATGAATTGCATTGATAAAATCCTTCATCCTTGAATTCCTTCATGTGTTAAAAGAAGAAATGTTTTGGGCCTCTTTCATTAAAAGGTTGGAGAAGAGGATTTGAAATGGTCCACGGGCCAAAAACACTTGAACATGCCTTCCGACAGAACAATTTAATTGAAACAAGAATCAAAGGAGATGATGAAGCCTCAGCAGAGATCCTTTATGTTGGCCCTTctcgaaaaaaaaaacctaaaaataagctttttataaaaaatttccaaaTGTAAGCCCCGAAATAaaataattctcaaaataaatgTCATTCATCCGAAATCTTAGTAAAGAATGACACACTGTTACTAAAATTGGACGATTATTAAACTGAGTCGAACTCAGATAAACAATCGTCCGTTGCGCTAGTTAAGCTGATAACCTAGTTTAATAATCATCtgatattattaacattagacCATTACTGAACTGAGTTAAAAGTCAACTCAATAATCGCACCCTATTGGTAACAACGGGCGATTGTTGAGGTGCCTTTTGAATCAGTGAAGTAATCGTCCGCTGTTGGTAACAGCTCTAATAGGAGACAATGTCTTACCTTATACTCATATAAAAGATGCTTATGGAAATTATTTTATTCCGGcgcttattttaaaaaaaataattaaaaaaagcctttttttttttttcttttgtccttctccatAGATAACCCACAACCTAATCACTCATGCCCAAGTCACTATTCTACCTTTCTTgtatcacaaattctcaaaataGGTCTTATAATATGATAGACTATCTTATATACATTTGTATAAAGCgttcattaataatattaaattaattacttacaattttaaaatgatcactttttatatttttaaattgatcacttataaccttaaaaatgattatatataatcttaattaaagtgatcacttaaaaaaACAAACTAATTATATGAGTCTGTTTTATACTCTCATGATGAGACAGTTTCGGTTTTCTTTAGGGCTTGGATTAGGGTCTATTATAGATGGTTATTGTTCATACAAGACAAGCAGATTTAATTTTGATTCTCCCTTTAGGTTTGTACTAATAAACTTGTTATTtggtaataaaatttttaatttaaaaaaaataaaaaattgggaTAGTAGAGAAACAAAATAGAGTTGCGAATGTTAAGAACcggaaaaataaacaaaatagatAAAGAGTAAAGTAGGATAAAACTTGAAAGAAACAGAATTAAACACAATTCTTCGTCTCAGTTTCCAGATAATTCTAtatcttcctcttcctcttcctcatcCTGCTCCTACAATGGCAATTTCCTTGCCATCGGCCACCATTTCATCCCTAACCTCCGATAATTCTTGCAGTTTCATCTGTTCAACTACTTCTTCAACTTCAAGAAAGTCTTGTCCAGTCCCTAAATCTTGTTCTTCCTTGTCTTCTCTTCAACAGCATTTTCCATGGAAGCTTCGTCGTCAGATTCGTATTGGAAATGCTCGCTCGTCTTCTCAACAACGTGATCGAATTCTTCCTCTggtaattttcttttatctgTTTGcctgttttcaatttttttaatcgttttgtctaattattgttgttttttaaTCTTAATATCGATTTAATATCTCAATCTGTAAGTTAGGGTTTGAATAGCTaaagttgttattaatttatggTATTTGAAATCGCCGATATATTATTGAAGATTGGAAGTTATATGCTGTTTGAAATTATGATATAAAATTTGTAGTTTAGTCCGAATAAAGTTACTGTTAATTGCAAAGAAAGAAGAGACTCCTGAAAGATTCTGGATGTTGTTCTACACTTCCGATTCTTTGTTACTAAAACCTGCTATGATATTAGTATGTGTTAGGAGTGAATGGGCATAAGCGGAAACGTAGGTTATCGAGAAATTTTGAAGGGCAAGATAAGTATTATAAGAAACACGCAATGTATAAATTTACTATATACTATTAAATAATGAGAGTATTACAAGTATCCCAGGTGATAGGGTTGATAAGAATAACAAACTCTCTATATTAAATTTACAAAGAGGAATACAAAATGGTGGATTGAAATACAAGGTAAAATGTGTGTAAATCATGGCAAATAAAGGATACTTGAGGATATAGGAATGCAGGAAGGATTTATGGCTTCTGTATGACTTTATATTTCTTGTATATGCCGAAGTGAAGCTTCGTACCCTATCTAAAGGTGTTGATGACGGCAATACTTGCTGATATTACTATGTCGGTGTAAACTTGCTCATTGAAACGTATGCTCTTTCTAGTAACATCATTAATTGATATCTTCATGATTATTCTAGAATCATGGAGTAAGTTTCATTAATTATTAGTTACTTTGGGCCATAAAGTTGGGTCACACCCAACAGAATGATTcttggacacttcattttggCCCAACATTAGAACTTTCATTATGTTGATTTTGAAGAAGTTGAGTGCAAGGTTTTGCCAAGGTTTTATGTGAAATTCAATTGTGCACAACATGgtaaagtaatgttgttgtGTTATAGTTGTTGTCATGCGTGAAAATAGAGAGCGATGAGTAGAGAGTAGTGAGTTTACTTTCCTTGCTAGCTTCATGCAAGGTAATGCTTGTGACTTGCGAGAAACAAAAattagaatgaacaaagaaaccCTTGGCTTTTGAATTTTGCTGACCTTTTTAGGGAAACTGTTTTAAGTTTATGGGTTTAAGTTCccttttttcatattattttgtGCCTATGGGTTGCCTTTTAGGTTTATGTCCCTTTTGATATGGGTTATTCTTATAGGACTTTGTAGGTATTTTTCTATGAAATTCTTTTTAGTAGTTTTCAATCTTGTTTAGCAGACTAACCAATACTTCTTTTCAAGGCTGTTAAAACTgagattatattttaaattggcAAGGGCTTTCAGAGTCTGATTATAAGTCCGAATTATGATTctatgaacatgtataattaaaTATCAGTCATATTATAAGTTATaaataattgttaataaaaGAATAGGAGTGTAGCTATTAAATAAGCAATAATTGAACATATATGTCCCTTTTTGCTTTGTTAAGGTTTTGTAAGATTCTGATTTTCACTAGTTCtgataaatttatataatcTTGAATTGTGATTTAAATCTTATGATCATATTTTGAATTGTAGTATCATAAGATTTTGCAATTTAAATAAGATTTAGCAACTTTGCGAGTTGTTTGTTAACATTTCCATTTAAACTTCTAATTGCTTTTAACTTGTTCCAAATGGTGAGCAATTTCATTCAGAGAGCTTGTAGGCCTGAAAAACTTCGTGTTTTAGCTGTTAACCATCTAGTTTTGGATAGTAGATATGTATCACTGATTGCCGGTGAAATTTAGTTGAAAATACAATTCTTGAGTATGGCTTTTGTTGAAGCTGCAGGCTTTCTGTAGAATTGTAAATGCATGTTCTTTTCTATCTTTTTTTGCTAAAGCACTTGATTTGGGTTGAGATGGTTTCCATATGGGAAGAATTTTCATATCCTtgatttcattaattttatgtACATGAAACATAGTCCAAAAtgttcatatttagaattattttTTAGTCGTAAAAAACTTCTTCATCCTTGTGTTGCTGATCCTGTTCACTGCCTGTAATTTTATATCTGTAACCATTTTCTAGAGATGTCTAAAATTCTTCTTGAACGCCACTGCTGATGATCATTGGTAATCATGAACTCTCCTTATTATTGAGaacctatttatttttgtaagaggAGGGTGCTATGGCAAGGCTCCTTAGTATGATGCATATTGCATATTGGATTAGTTCTTGTGTTAGGATTTAGGaaattgattattgattctaTGTCTCCTTTTTtttcaacaaataataatatatatttttaattttctcaaGAAATGTAATTGTTCAAATTTCAGGTTCAAGCAAAGAAGCAGACATTTTCCTCATTTGATGAATTGATTACCAATGCTGACAAACCAGTTCTAGTTGACTTTTATGCAACATGGTAGCTCCTTCGCTttctataactattatttgacTCAGTTTTGTTGAAACTTTGATTGTATATCGAACTTAACATTAACTAATTTCATGTCCAACCTGTATTTGCTCTTTGTAAGAAGAATATGTTCTTGTTGAGAGAAAAATCAACCATTTACCAAATCCCAAACATTTTGGTCTATGTTagtttttttgtacttttaggATGAATTTTGAATAACCACCTTATGTTACATTTTTATTATGAACCATCACCTtaaatcacattttttttttttacaaatcaCCACTAGAATGGGTCTATATCATTTATTTGCTGACGCCACCTAGTATTGTTTAATTTTCTTCTAACTTAATGGATAATACGAgctttttagttgaattgtgtTGGTTTGCAACTTTGCATATGAAACATGATAAAAGATGCTTatgtaaaataattatatgatGTGAGGCATTACAAATTTGGCTACATATAATATGAATATTTGTAATTTAtccttatttttaattatgttaccTCTTTGTTTTGTAATTTCACAATACTGTAGCAGACAACAATGTTGGTTATGTTAAGCATGATGTTACCCTTACATCACATGTGTGTAAATGGTTAATTAGAGGAGAGAAATGGTTAATTTAGTTTAAAGCATAGCAAGATGTGGTGTAATTGAGAAGAGCGGAAcccaaaagtgaaaaaataagGTTATGATGGTGAAATTCTGGACCAAAATAGAAAGATTCCGAAGTGGACAAACAGAATACATGGTTTTAAACAAACCAAAAAGAACATAGGTATTACAAAATAATCTCATACGTcctattttccttatattttgcTACACTACTCTAAAAATTTCACTTTGATTTGCAACATGTTGCAAAATGAAAGGGATATAGGGAGTATCACTTAAAAACATGAAATTCctatgaattgaaaattcagctAAAATTTGGTGCGGTTTTGTTTGAACTGCTTCATTCTCAGTAGACTTTTCATTTCGGACTTTTTTGTATTGCATTTGGTATTGTTTTATCTATtcaagataattatctaattgaGAAATTGATCCTTTAATTTCTTGTACAATAGAATAATAGTGTTAATCAAGAAATACCTTGATGCATAATATCAACACCAATGGAAGCTTGAAATATCACTCATGTATTGTCACTGTGTTTTACCAGTCTTAAGTGAACCATTAAAGTTAATTAtccagatatatatatacatctgtTTTGTGACTTTGCTTaggaaattttaatttatattgtaaCCATGTagaaaagttataattttttcttgGCAGCTTATAGTAAGTTGATGTGGTGGTTCTAATGCAGGTGTGGTCCTTGTCAGTTTATGGTTCCTATTCTTGAACAAGTGTTAACCTCTTTGAAGGACAAGATTCaggtggttaaaattgatacagAGAAATATCCAGAAATCGCTGGCAAGTACAAGATTGAGGCATTGCCTACATTCATCTTATTCAAGGATGGGAAGCCTTTTGACCGCTTTGTAAGTTCACTCTGGTTCTTATTTTTGCATAACAAGGCTTAAGAAGCTCACTCTTCAACGGTAATCAAATAGATGTAATATATGTATCATTTCTTGGACACCCAACCTTGTTTGCTGTCACTATGTTGTCGTGAGTCGTGAGTCTCGAGTAGTCAGCAACTGTTGGTGCCCCTCTCAGCTTGAGATGCACTGTGGTGCTGTTGACCAAAATTTTAGACCTTCTTTGCACCATTGTGACCAACCTGAAATTGACCGACCAAAAGTCACCCAACTCGCAACCGGATCTACCGACTGTTTTGACTGGTCTAGTAGTAGTCAATGAGAATTTACTATTCCCAACTTAGGTTATGTGGTAGTTTTACTGTCATATTGCTTGGTTGTAAAATTTACAGATATAAGTTGTTTCTTGCATCTTGGTAACCTGCTATAGTGCTATGCACCTTTCTGGTTGTAGTTTCTGGATTTTGGAATATTGTAACTGATGTGAGTTCTTTCTATGTTCTGTCccattttatttgtcaaattatataatttttcaattgttATTCCTTTGATCTTTTTTTCATTCTCAAAAACATGACAATTTCTCTAAAATAGGagtattacctttttttttaacattttatgtCCTTTGGGCCtatgtttcaatttttttatattgaaagCTTCAGTTCCTAATTTTCATTCCATTTCTCGTATGCTTGAAGATAACACTCCGCATTTGTTCTGTTGACAAACCAGGAAGGTGCGCTGCCTGCAGATAAGCTAATTCAACGCATTGAGTCTTCTTTGGCTGTGAAATCATAACATTGACATTTGCCTGATGGCCATCATATGGAAGCTTTTGTATGTTCATTGAAATGTTACCTTTGATTTGGATAAGCAATCACACAGGAATACTGCATTTGACATCCGAAGATAAAGATTGTTCTATTTTTTGGTCATGTAAAGGGATACCATGAAAGCTGGTGAAATGCTTTACCTGATCATTAGAATGAGTTGAAATCTTTGTGGTTGCTAATATAATAACCTTATTACTAATGGCTCGTATGGTTTTTCCTAGATAAATAGTTTCATTTGGAAAGGACAAAATTGAAAACTTGTTATGGGAGTGTTTATGTCTATGTGTACAAAGTCGGTTTGGGCTTTTTCAAGCTAATTCAAAACAGCTTATTTTCTGTCTATTTCTGTCGAGAAAATATCATCGAATAATTGATTACAACCAACTTTAGACTATAAAATCAAGTTAATATCATCGAAATATTAAGGAGTTGGGCACTCATGCTGCTGGTTCGAGAATAGTTGCCCTTTATTTGTTGATTCGACAATAGACCAAATTCGAAGCAAGAAAGTCGCCCTATTTGAATCTTAGAACCACAAAATATTTCACCATTCTCAGGATACAACTTACAAGATTTTACAACTGGAACTCGCAAATCTATCTCCACCAATGAAAAGAGTCATAACACCATATGAAGCACAACTATGAGCTCATATGTTTAAATACTACGTCTAAAATGCATCCTACTCTTGCAAATGTAGAGTGGATTGCAAAATACAAAATGTTACAATGTACGAACAAAGACAGTTACAAAGGCGACCACGGGTGCCAGAGAAAGTCATCCATCACTAGTATGCGTGAAGGCTAGAGCAATAATTATGAAGGTCGAGATAACAATCAACAAAGGGAATAACATAACCTTTCGACTTACTTTATCTCCCGGATTATCTTGACTTGCTAGCTCAACTTCATTAAGAAGTTTTCGAATCTCTTCTATGTCAGAATCTTTGGAAGCCTGCATTAGCTTACCTTGTATCTTTTCTAGCTTAGTAAGCCTTTTGATCCTCGAGACATTCTTGGACGACCATATGAATCCCGTCATCTTCCATAAGAGGATACCAACATAGATAGCTACAACACAATCCACAGTGTAATGATGGCGCTCCCGGATTTCTCTTTGAGCACTGTGAATAACTAGGAGCCATACGAGAGCTGAACTAAAACCACCATACGCTTCCTGCAATTGTTTCCGAAAAGTAAAGAACACATTTATATAGTACATACGGCATAGATGCAAACGACAAAATAGCCAGTACCACCCGATACACTGTGATAGACTGATGATTAAGTACACAGAGACGGGAAAAGCCGAAAAGTAGTCCTTCAAATCTAAGGATTGACCCTGAGTCTATGTTTCCTACATCATGTATGTGTGCTCACTTCCCAGAGAGCACCGAACATTAGATTACAAGAAAAGATAAAGAAAGTGGGATCATACCGTCCAAGCCATGGCCGTCAGTACAGCAACAAGCATGTGGCCACTGTAAAGTAGGTCATTGCAGCCGCCTCCAGCTTTCTTCAGCAGATGGAGCCATGAAGAGCCCTCGGGAGGAAGTGGACGCAGAAAATCAATGAGAAAGCTCATTGAACCCCAATCAGGACGGTAGTCACCTTGTAATGTACCAGGATCAGCTGCAAGACATTGAATTGGATTGGACAGTCAGCAGCAACTCCCTGTAAATGTCAATGACAAGATATGCATCGACTGTCGCCCATGAATCAGAAGATTGAAAGAAGTCAAATTACAGACGCTCATCATAACCAAATGAACACTCACCATAAGCAAAATCCTTATTTATTAACTGACGAATAGCATTTGGATCCGAAGCATAAGGGGTGTAATACTTCTGAGCCCAATGATGAGGATATTCTGGAACATGAAAGCGAGCTGTGGCACACCAAGGACGAGGAGATGGCAGGATTGTTGATACAAAACTTATGGCCCGTAAAAGGCGGCCAATTGCCATTGTGAACAAGTACCTTGCTCCTAGTCCAAAGCCAGGGGCCTTTACAGAGTCAAATAGCACAGAGAAACCGAGCATTATAAAAAGCATCAAGAAGTGATGTAACCCAACTATGTGGGCTCTTAAGAGATCAACCACAGTCTGGGGGAGCTTCTCATTCAGAGCAAGAAGTAGCCACTGGCCAGTGTCAGGAAGAGGATCTGTATTTCTGCCATGAGCCGAGAAAAACTGTCACTTTATCCATGAACATATTCAATTACCCAACGCCACTAAGGGGCTCCAACCTAAGAGAGGTTTGGAGGGC
This genomic window contains:
- the LOC130810128 gene encoding uncharacterized protein LOC130810128 translates to MAISLPSATISSLTSDNSCSFICSTTSSTSRKSCPVPKSCSSLSSLQQHFPWKLRRQIRIGNARSSSQQRDRILPLVQAKKQTFSSFDELITNADKPVLVDFYATWCGPCQFMVPILEQVLTSLKDKIQVVKIDTEKYPEIAGKYKIEALPTFILFKDGKPFDRFEGALPADKLIQRIESSLAVKS
- the LOC130810127 gene encoding protein PHLOEM UNLOADING MODULATOR; its protein translation is MRWSPRMRCGGAGLGIAAMAYITIDYLREISPLWHSRLQPSLWAILFIIVLSRIFSYNHWSAEFRAFIPFLASILFLLSALLFEALSVRSVTAVLGLDWHRNTDPLPDTGQWLLLALNEKLPQTVVDLLRAHIVGLHHFLMLFIMLGFSVLFDSVKAPGFGLGARYLFTMAIGRLLRAISFVSTILPSPRPWCATARFHVPEYPHHWAQKYYTPYASDPNAIRQLINKDFAYADPGTLQGDYRPDWGSMSFLIDFLRPLPPEGSSWLHLLKKAGGGCNDLLYSGHMLVAVLTAMAWTEAYGGFSSALVWLLVIHSAQREIRERHHYTVDCVVAIYVGILLWKMTGFIWSSKNVSRIKRLTKLEKIQGKLMQASKDSDIEEIRKLLNEVELASQDNPGDKVSRKVMLFPLLIVISTFIIIALAFTHTSDG